Proteins co-encoded in one Strix uralensis isolate ZFMK-TIS-50842 chromosome 2, bStrUra1, whole genome shotgun sequence genomic window:
- the HSPA13 gene encoding heat shock 70 kDa protein 13: protein MAGQMAVLGSAILALLLAGYLAQQYLPMPTPKVIGIDLGTTYCSVGVFLPGTGEVKVIADESGHKSIPSIVSLTERGVYVGYDGLELADSNPQNTIYDAKRFIGKIFTSEELKSESSRYPFKIFNNNGSAEFSVTINETFRITPEHIGSQLLLKLKRMAEDDLGMPISKAVISVPAEFDERQRNCTIKAANLAGLKILRVINEPTAAAMAYGLHKADVFNVLVVDLGGGTLDVSLLNKQGGMFLTRAMAGNNKLGGQDFNQRLMLYLYDQLHQTYGSLPTRKEEIHRLRQAVEAVKLNLTVHEAATLRVLLTMPERKLTEELPESEVETKTVLTGKLSQKPKDLKNLGDTSKVENNFIKVVFEMEISRKLFEMLNEDLFEKILVPIEQVLKEGHLHKAEVDEIVLVGGSTRIPQIRKVIQDFFGKEPNTSVDPDLAVVMGVAIQAGIVGGSWPLQVSAIEIPNKHLRKTNFN, encoded by the exons ATGGCCGGGCAGATGGCGGTGCTGG gttCAGCTATTCTGGCTCTCCTGTTAGCTGGCTATCTAGCACAGCAATATTTACCAATGCCTACGCCGAAAGTAATTGGGATTGACCTTGGCACAACTTACTGCTCTGTTGGTGTCTTTCTTCCTGGAACAGGGGAGGTGAAGGTTATTGCAGATGAAAGTGGGCACAAGAGCATACCAAGTATAGTCTCTCTCACAGAGAGAGGTGTGTATGTAGGATATGATGGCCTAGAACTGGCTGATTCAAATCCTCAGAACACCATATATGATGCGAAAAGATTCATTGGGAAAATCTTCACTTCAGAAGAACTGAAAAGCGAAAGTAGCAGGTATCCCTTTAAG ATTTTCAACAACAATGGATCAGCTGAATTTTCTGTGACAATTAATGAAACCTTTCGCATCACTCCAGAGCATATTGGCTCTCAGCTGCTACTGAAATTGAAGAGAATGGCAGAGGACGATCTTGGCATGCCCATTTCGAAGGCGGTCATCTCTGTGCCAGCAGAGTTTGATGAGAGGCAACGGAATTGTACCATTAAGGCAGCTAACCTTGCAG GGCTAAAAATTTTGCGAGTAATCAATGAACCCACAGCTGCAGCTATGGCTTATGGACTCCACAAAGCTGATGTGTTTAATGTTCTGGTGGTGGATCTGGGTGGAGGAACTTTGGATGTGTCTCTGTTGAACAAGCAGGGAGGGATGTTCCTCACACGGGCCATGGCAG GTAACAACAAACTTGGAGGACAGGATTTTAATCAGAGGTTGATGCTGTATTTATATGATCAGCTCCATCAAACATATGGTTCTCTGccaacaagaaaagaagaaatacatcGCCTCAGACAGGCTGTGGAGGCAGTTAAGTTAAATCTGACTGTTCATGAGGCAGCTACGCTAAGGGTGTTATTGACTATGCCAGAAAGGAAGCTTACAGAAGAACTTCCGGAAAGTGAGGTAGAAACAAAGACTGTGCTGACAGGCAAGCTTTCACAAAAACCAAAAGATCTGAAAAATCTTGGAGACACTTCAAAAGTAGAGAACAACTTTATCAAAGTTGTGTTTGAAATGGAAATATCTAGGAAGCTTTTTGAGATGTTAAATGAGGACCTTTTTGAGAAGATTCTTGTGCCCATTGAACAAGTGTTGAAGGAAGGCCACCTACATAAAGCAGAAGTGGATGAAATTGTCTTAGTTGGAGGTTCCACCCGGATTCCTCAAATACGTAAAGTTATTCAGGATTTCTTTGGAAAGGAACCTAACACCTCTGTAGATCCGGATCTAGCAGTTGTAATGGGCGTAGCTATCCAAGCAGGGATTGTTGGTGGGTCCTGGCCTCTTCAAGTCAGTGCTATAGAAATTCCTAATAAGCATTTACGGAAGactaattttaactga